In a genomic window of Narcine bancroftii isolate sNarBan1 chromosome 7, sNarBan1.hap1, whole genome shotgun sequence:
- the LOC138740034 gene encoding uncharacterized protein yields MSPGKDIPPSKDTPSEDYSPGEDTPRRRYPRRRYPTLSKICPVEDIPSRQRYHPVEDIPRRRYPQSKISSCRSYPPTKISIPSKISPRRRYPRRRYPPVEDSPPIRYPIEDIPLRRYLPIKDIPSRRYLPAEDIPLSKISPVEDIHLVEDIPPVEDICPIEDIPVKDIPPLKISLRRYPLSKISPSKISHVEDISTSKISPVEDIHPPKISPRRGYPPHRRYPRIEVITPFKISPLSKISHPAKISPGEDIHPAKISPTPGEDIPPSKISPVEDIPPSKISCPAKISPGEDIALAKISPQYPAPVEDIHPVKDITHRRSYPPTPAKISPCPAKISPQRRYPLVVKISPPAKISPLSNISTVEDIPIEDISQSQISPIKDIPHRRYHPSRRYPPRRRYPQSKKSPPAKISPLAMISPPAKISLLAKIPPAKITPTVKIPPVEYIPHRRYPSSKISHHVEDIYPLRTYPPRRRYHPVKDIPQSKISSIDDIPPSKITPRRRYPPIEDIPPGEDISPWRRYPPAKISPRRRYPPGEDLPPTRLRYPPGEDIPRRRYPPSEDIPLANISPTAKISPTPAKISPIEDIPSRRYHPVKDIHPVEDIPVEDTPIEDIPRLKISPSKISPRRRYSPVEDIPSQIYAPYIPPPVEDIHPVKDIPHRRRYPPTPAKISPCPAKISPQRRYPLVVKISPPAKISPRRIYPPSKISPIEDISQSQISPHQRYPPPAKISPNPGEDIPLPSEDIPAEKISPRDITQSQISPHQRYPPLKISPQSKISTPSKISPIEEIPPAKISPLVMISPPAKISLLAKIPPAKITPTVKIPPVEYIPVEDIPR; encoded by the exons ATGTCCCCCGGCAAAGATATCCCTCCCAGCAAAGATACCCCCAGCGAAGATTACTCCCCCGGTGAAGATACCCCCCGTCGAAGATATCCCCGTCGAAGATATCCCACCCTTTCGAAGATTTGCCCCGTCGAAGATATCCCATCCCGTCAAAGATATCACCCCGTCGAAGATATCCCCCGTCGACGATATCCCCAATCGAAGATATCCTCATGTCGAAGCTATCCCCCGACGAAGATATCCATCCCGTCGAAAATATCACCCCGTCGAAGATATCCCCGTCGAAGATATCCCCCCGTCGAAGATAGCCCCCCGATAAGATATCCCATCGAAGATATCCCCCTTCGAAGATATCTCCCCATCAAAGATATCCCCAGTCGAAGGTATCTGCCCGCCGAAGATATCCCCCTGTCGAAGATATCCCCCGTCGAAGATATCCACCTCGTAGAAGATATCCCCCCCGTCGAAGATATCTGCCCCATTGAAGATATCCCCGTCAAAGATATCCCCCCGTTGAAGATATCCCTGAGAAGATATCCCCTGTCGAAGATATCCCCATCAAAGATATCCCATGTCGAAGATATCTCCACGTCGAAGATATCCCCAGTCGAAGATATCCACCCGCCGAAGATATCCCCCCGTCGAGGATATCCACCCCATAGAAGATATCCCCGCATCGAAGTTATCACACCATTCAAGATATCCCCTCTGTCAAAGATATCCCACCCAGCGAAGATATCCCCCGGAGAAGATATCCACCCGGCAAAGATATCCCCCACCCCCGGCGAAGATATACCCCCATCAAAGATATCCCCTGTCGAAGATATCCCCCCGTCGAAGATATCCTGCCCAGCAAAGATATCCCCCGGAGAAGATATCGCTCTGGCGAAGATATCCCCCCA ATATCCTGCCCCCGTCGAAGATATCCACCCCGTCAAAGATATCACCCACCGGCGAAGTTATCCCCCAACCCCGGCAAAGATATCCCCCTGCCCTGCGAAGATATCCCCGCAGAGAAGATATCCCCTCGTGGTGAAAATATCACCCCCTGCAAAGATATCCCCCCTGTCGAATATATCCACCGTCGAAGATATCCCCATTGAAGATATCTCCCAGTCGCAGATATCCCCCATTAAAGATATCCCCCATCGAAGATATCACCCCAGTCGAAGATATCCACCCCGTCGAAGATATCCCCAATCGAAGAAATCCCCCCCGGCGAAGATATCCCCACTGGCGATGATATCTCCCCCGGCGAAGATATCCCTCCTGGCTAAGATACCCCCAGCGAAGATTACTCCCACAGTGAAGATACCCCCCGTCGAATATATCCCCCATCGAAGATATCCCTCATCGAAGATATCCCACCATGTCGAAGATAT ATACCCCCTTCGAACATATCCACCCCGTCGAAGATATCACCCTGTCAAAGATATCCCCCAGTCGAAGATATCCTCCATCGATGATATCCCCCCGTCGAAGATAACTCCCCGTCGAAGATATCCCCCCATCGAAGATATCCCCCCCGGTGAAGATATCTCCCCCTGGCGAAGATATCCCCCGGCAAAGATATCCCCCCGGCGAAGATATCCCCCCGGTGAAGATCTCCCCCCCACACGGCTAAGATATCCTCCTGGAGAAGATATCCCCCGGCGAAGATATCCCCCCAGCGAAGATATCCCCTTGGCGAATATATCCCCCACGGCGAAGATATCCCCCACCCCGGCGAAGATAAGCCCCATCGAAGATATCCCCAGTCGAAGATATCACCCCGTCAAAGATATCCACCCCGTCGAAGATATCCCCGTCGAAGATACCCCCATCGAAGATATCCCCCGATTGAAGATATCCCCATCGAAGATATCCCCACGTCGAAGATATTCCCCTGTCGAAGATATCCCCAGTCAAATATATGCACCCT ATATCCCGCCCCCCGTCGAAGATATCCACCCCGTCAAAGATATCCCCCACCGGCGAAGATATCCCCCAACCCCGGCGAAGATATCCCCCTGCCCAGCGAAGATATCCCCGCAGAGAAGATATCCCCTCGTGGTGAAAATATCACCCCCTGCAAAGATATCCCCCCGTCGAATATATCCACCGTCGAAGATATCCCCCATTGAAGATATCTCCCAGTCGCAGATATCCCCCCATCAAAGATATCCCCCACCGGCGAAGATATCCCCCAACCCCGGCGAAGATATCCCCCTGCCCAGCGAAGATATCCCCGCAGAGAAGATATCCCCTCGTG ATATCACCCAGTCGCAGATATCCCCCCATCAAAGATATCCCCCATTGAAGATATCACCCCAGTCGAAGATATCCACCCCGTCGAAGATATCCCCAATCGAAGAAATCCCCCCGGCGAAGATATCCCCACTGGTGATGATATCTCCCCCAGCGAAGATATCCCTCCTGGCGAAGATACCCCCAGCGAAGATTACTCCCACAGTGAAGATACCCCCTGTCGAATATATCCCCGTCGAAGATATCCCCCGTTGA
- the LOC138740035 gene encoding uncharacterized protein, translated as MKISPRFRYLPLAKISAPGEDIPYGKDNPPAKINPRQRYPPVKISPHMAKISPGEHITPSKIFPPVKDIHPVDDIPVEDNPPSKTSPSKIYPRRRYPPIKDIKSQRYPPVEDIPIEDIPRRIYSPIKDINPVEDIHPIEDITPIEDIHSVEHIPRRRYPPFEDFPLSKSKISPLRRYPPVEDITPIEDIIPSKIPTLSNISSIEEIPPGKISPLAMISPLEKISLLAKIPPAKITPPVKIHPIEDIPPSKIYTVEDIPLSKICPIEDTPCRRYPRRRYPTVEYISPVKDIHCRRYPPTEDILLSRIFPHRRYPLHRRYPPSKITPIEDITPVEDIHPVEDIPIEEISPGEDIPTSEDTPSIDYSPGEYTPRGRYPPLKISTPSKISPFEHIHPFKYIPPSKISPRRRYPPVEDFPIEDIRPVEDIPPSKISPHRRYPPSKIFHRRRYPPEKISPVEDIPPSKISPSEDIPPAMIYSPNEDVPHHRRRYTPSKITPVEDFPPSKISPHRRYPPVKDIHPVEDIPKSKKSPRRRYLNRR; from the exons ATGAAGATATCCCCCCGGTTCAGATATCTCCCCCTGGCGAAGATATCAGCACCTGGCGAAGATATCCCCTACGGCAAAGATAACCCCCCGGCGAAGATAAACCCCAGGCAAAGATACCCCCCGGTGAAGATCTCCCCCCACATGGCTAAGATATCCCCTGGCGAACATATCACCCCGTCGAAAATATTCCCCCCCGTCAAAGATATCCACCCCGTCGATGATATCCCCGTCGAAGATAACCCCCCTTCGAAGACATCCCCCTCAAAGATATACCCCCGTCGAAGATATCCCCCCATCAAAGATATTAAGAGTCAAAGATATCCCCCTGTCGAAGATATCCCCATAGAAGATATCCCCCGTCGAAT ATATTCCCCCATCAAAGATATCAACCCCGTCGAAGATATCCACCCCATAGAAGATATCACCCCCATCGAAGATATCCACTCCGTCGAACATATCCCCCGTCGAAGATATCCCCCCTTCGAAGATTTCCCCCTGTCTAAG TCGAAGATATCCCCCCTCCGAAGATATCCCCCTGTCGAAGATATCACCCCCATCGAAGATATCATCCCGTCGAAGATACCCACTCTGTCGAACATATCCTCCATCGAAGAAATCCCCCCGGGGAAGATATCCCCATTGGCGATGATATCTCCCCTGGAGAAGATATCCCTCCTGGCGAAGATACCCCCAGCGAAGATTACTCCTCCGGTGAAGATACACCCCATCGAAGATATCCCCCCGTCAAAGATATACACTGTCGAAGATATCCCCCTGTCGAAGATATGCCCCATAGAAGATACCCCCTGTCGAAGATATCCCCGTCGAAGATATCCCACCGTCGAATATATCTCCCCCGTTAAAGATATCCACTGTCGAAGGTATCCCCCCACTGAAGATATCCTCCTGTCGAGGATATTTCCCCATCGAAGATATCCACTCCATAGAAGATATCCCCCGTCGAAGATAACCCCCATTGAAGATATCACCCCTGTCGAAGATATCCACCCCGTCGAAGATATCCCCATCGAAGAAATCTCCCCCGGTGAAGATATCCCCACCAGCGAAGATACCCCCAGCATTGATTACTCCCCTGGTGAATATACCCCCCGTGGAAGATATCCCCCGTTGAAGATATCCACCCCGTCGAAGATATCCCCCTTCGAACATATCCACCCCTTTAAATATATCCCACCATCGAAGATATCCCCCCGTCGAAGATATCCCCCCGTAGAAGATTTCCCCATCGAAGATATCCGCCCCGTTGAAGATATCCCACCATCGAAGATATCCCCCCATCGAAGATATCCCCCGTCGAAGATATTCCACCGTCGAAGATATCCCCCAGAGAAGATATCCCCCGTCGAAGATATTCCACCGTCGAAGATATCCCCCAGCGAAGATATCCCCCCGGCTATGATATATTCCCCCAATGAAGATGTCCCCCACCACCGGCGAAGATATACCCCATCGAAGATAACCCCCGTCGAAGATTTCCCACCATCGAAGATATCCCCCCATCGGAGATATCCACCCGTCAAAGATATCCACCCCGTCGAAGATATTCCCAAATCGAAGAAATCCCCCCGTAGAAGATATCTCAACCGGCGATGA
- the LOC138740036 gene encoding uncharacterized protein has product MISPSKITPVEDIPLSKISTVEDIPLSKISPIEEIPPPAKISPPAMISPPANISLQAKIPPAKITPLVKISPSKISPCRRYPPSNIYNLLITPVEDIPHRRYPPSKISPRSKISTPSKISLVEDIPLQKISPCRRYSPVKDIHPVEDIHPVEDIPCLRYPPEQRYPTIEDIHPIKDIPPAKICPRYHPIKDIPPGEGIPPVKISPRLRYLPLAKISAPGEDIPCGKDNPPAKINPRQRYPPVKISPHMTKISPGEDIPPSKISTPSKISTPSNISPVEHIAPSKISTPSKIFPVEDIPLSNIYTLYPPVEDIPPSKISTPSKISTPSNISPVEHIAPSKISTPSKIFPVEDIPLSNIYTLLKITPLLKISPIEDIPRRRYPLSNISTPSKISTPSKISHHRRNPPGKDIPTGNDITPSEYIPPGEDIPCGKDNPPAKINSRQRYPPVKISPHMAKISPAEDIHPVDDIPIKDIPPSKISPSKIYPRRRYPPIKDINSRRYPPVEDIPIEDIPHIPCRIYSPIKDINPVEDIHSVEHIPRRRYPPFEDIPLWKISPCLRYPPVEDITHVEDIIPSKISTPSNISSIEEIPPGKISPPAMISPLEKISLLAKIPPSEDYSSDIPVEDIPHRRYPPVKDIPPSKISTPSKIPPSKVSPRQRYLPIEDIPSRRYPPVEDIPVKDIPCRRYPLSNIYNLLITPVEDIPHRRYPPSKISPRSKISTPSKISLVEDIPLQKISPCRRYSPVKDIHPVEDIHPVEDIPCLRYPPRQRYPTIEEFHPIKDISPAKICPRQRYSPGEDIPPS; this is encoded by the exons ATGATATCCCCATCGAAGATAACCCCCGTCGAAGATATCCCCCTGTCAAAGATATCCACTGTCGAAGATATCCCCCTGTCGAAGATATCCCCCATCGAAGAAATCCCCCCCCCGGCGAAGATATCCCCACCGGCAATGATATCACCCCCAGCGAATATATCCCTCCAGGCGAAGATACCCCCAGCGAAGATTACTCCCCTGGTGAAGATATCCCCGTCAAAGATATCCCCCTGTCGAAGATATCCACCGTCGAATATATACAACCTGTTGATAACCCCCGTTGAAGATATACCCCATCGAAGATATCCCCCGTCGAAGATATCCCCCCGGTCGAAGATATCCACCCCGTCGAAGATATCCCTAGTTGAAGATATCCCCCTGCAAAAGATATCCCCCTGTCGAAGATATTCCCCCGTCAAAGATATCCACCCCGTCGAAGATATCCACCCCGTAGAAGATATCCCCTGTCTAAGATATCCGCCCGAGCAAAGGTATCCCACCATCGAAGATATCCATCCCATCAAAGATATCCCCCCGGCGAAGATATGCCCCCG ATATCACCCCATCAAAGATATCCCTCCTGGCGAAGGTATCCCCCCGGTGAAGATATCCCCCCGGTTAAGATATCTCCCCCTGGCGAAGATATCAGCGCCTGGCGAAGATATCCCCTGCGGCAAAGATAACCCCCCGGCGAAGATAAACCCCAGGCAAAGATACCCCCCGGTGAAGATCTCCCCCCACATGACTAAGATATCCCCCGGTGAAGATATTCCCCCATCAAAGATATCAACCCCGTCGAAGATATCCACTCCGTCGAACATATCCCCCGTCGAACATATCGCCCCCTCGAAGATATCCACCCCGTCAAAGATATTCCCTGTTGAAGATATCCCCCTGTCGAATATATACACCCT ATATCCCCCTGTCGAAGATATTCCCCCATCAAAGATATCAACCCCGTCGAAGATATCCACTCCGTCGAACATATCCCCCGTCGAACATATCGCCCCCTCGAAGATATCCACCCCGTCAAAGATATTCCCTGTTGAAGATATCCCCCTGTCGAATATATACACCCTGTTGAAGATAACCCCCCTTTTGAAGATATCCCCCATCGAAGATATCCCCCGTCGAAGATATCCCCTGTCGAATATATCCACCCCGTCGAAGATATCCACCCCGTCGAAGATATCCCACCATCGAAGAAATCCCCCCGGCAAAGATATCCCCACCGGCAATGATATCACCCCCAGCGAATATATCCCTCCTGGCGAAGATATCCCCTGTGGCAAAGATAACCCCCCGGCGAAGATAAACTCCAGGCAAAGATACCCCCCGGTGAAGATCTCCCCCCACATGGCTAAGATATCCCCCGCCGAAGATATCCACCCCGTCGATGATATCCCCATCAAAGATATCCCCCCGTCGAAGATATCCCCCTCAAAGATATACCCCCGTCGAAGATATCCCCCCATCAAAGATATTAACAGTCGAAGATATCCCCCTGTCGAAGATATCCCCATAGAAGATATCCCCC ATATCCCCTGTCGAATATATTCCCCCATCAAAGATATCAACCCCGTCGAAGATATCCACTCCGTCGAACATATCCCCCGTCGAAGATATCCCCCCTTCGAAGATATCCCCCTGTGGAAGATATCCCCCTGTCTAAG ATATCCCCCTGTCGAAGATATCACCCACGTAGAAGATATCATCCCGTCGAAGATATCCACTCCGTCGAACATATCCTCCATCGAAGAAATCCCCCCGGGGAAGATATCCCCACCGGCGATGATATCTCCCCTGGAGAAGATATCCCTCCTGGCGAAAATACCCCCCAGCGAAGATTACTCCTCCG ATATCCCCGTCGAAGATATCCCTCATCGAAGATATCCCCCTGTCAAAGATATCCCACCGTCGAAGATATCCACCCCATCGAAGATACCCCCGTCCAAGGTATCCCCCCGTCAAAGATATCTCCCCATCGAAGATATCCCCAGTCGAAGATATCCCCCCGTTGAAGATATCCCTGTCAAAGATATCCCCTGTCGAAGATATCCACTGTCAAATATATACAACCTGTTGATAACCCCCGTTGAAGATATACCCCATCGAAGATATCCCCCGTCGAAGATATCCCCCCGGTCGAAGATATCCACCCCGTCGAAGATATCCCTAGTTGAAGATATCCCCCTGCAAAAGATATCCCCCTGTCGAAGATATTCCCCCGTCAAAGATATCCACCCCGTCGAAGATATCCACCCCGTAGAAGATATTCCCTGTCTAAGATATCCGCCCCGTCAAAGGTATCCCACCATCGAAGAATTCCATCCCATCAAAGATATCTCCCCGGCGAAGATATGCCCCCGGCAAAGATATTCCCCTGGTGAAGATATCCCCCCATCGTAG